TTTTCTAATTCTGCGATTGCTGTACTCATTCTTAATAGTTATTTTGGTTAAAAAACATTGATTCTGATAATCCGAATTCTGCGTAGGGATCTAAATATTCTTGTTCTGGCTGATCTTCTCGCTTCTCAAGTTTCTCAACCGTTTTATTCATTAATCGCTGTAAGGCCAGGCGCTGCTCTTGGGTAGGTTCAAGCTGATTCCAGTTGCTTCCGTAATTGTGTCCGAAATCCTCTATGGTAACATTGTGACCGGTAACCATTTCAGCATAAAAGCTCATTTCGTATTGATTCAGTTTAGCTGTGAATCCTACAGTCTCTAGGTCATTGCCTGTATCAAGCTCAGCCTTTTTTAAAAGGTTTATAAAAACTGAATCTTTCATAGTAGATAGATTTGATAGATCAGGAATAAGAAAAAGGCAAATAAGAATCCCATTATTACACCTAATTGCATTCCTGCAGATTCTCCTAAATCATAGCTCTCAACATTGAAGTCTCTAGAATTTGTTTTATGCTTGCTCATTAGTTTGAATTTTTGCCTCTTTAAAGAGTTGATTTATAAATTGTTTCTCCGTATCGCTGGTATCAGCTAATCGTTTACCATTAACTAACCATCTTCCGTTTTCCATTCTGGCTTCTAACTTGAGTCCTTGACAGTTTTTTGAACTCTTCTGCGTAGTAAGCTGTGCGTTGTTGCTCATAAGACATTGTTTTTGGTTTATCTGCTTTTTCAGCGATAAGAGCCTGTAAGTCTTCAAGAGACAAATGGTCTTTTGCTATTTGCAGATAAGGATTCATTATGCTAGAATTTGATTTTTATAAGAAGCGGAAACCAGACTAAGCTTGCAGTCTGTACCGGTCTTAGTGAAAAGGTTCTTCTTGTGGTGGTTTAGCGTGATAACAGTAATGTGAAGTGCGTCTGCAATCTCATAATCTGTACAGCCTCTAGCAGACATATCTATGATTAGAAGATCTCTGGTGTTTAGTTCTGCACCATTAATCTTTAAAGATTTATTAGCGAAAGCCAGTGATGGACAATTCTCAATGTGTCTAAAATTTTCAGATGGTTGTAGTTCACCATTTTTAATATCTGGCTTGTGATCTAAACCACCCCACATAAAGTAAGTGTATAATTCAACTTTGCGTACAGTAGTAAGCGTAATACCTTCCTCTTTCTCTAATACTTTGAAGAATTTTTGAGCGGGCTTATCTTTGTAAAACTCATTAAGAATTAAAGCGAAATAAGTTGCTTGAAGTTTTTTAAATGGATAGCACTGACCACTTTGAAAGAAGCGAACTGTCATATCTTTTTTAATGCCTACGAATTCTAAATCAATAGGATTCTTTAAATCTAGGCCTGCAATTACAGCTTGTGGTAAGTTTACGGTTGTAGTACTTTTGTGGTGCATAATTTGAAAATTTAATAGTGAATATTTGAGATTTATGTGTTTGCCTTGTAGCTCCAACTACAGGGCTTTTTTATGCGGATTGTAAGGATTCAACAAACTGCTTGTTGGCCTCGATTGCTTTTATCTTTTCATCTTTATAATGCTGAGCACATTTTTTAATCAATGATTCGATGTGCGGAATCTCTCTTGAGTTTCTAAAAGAATAACCAACCATTGCTTTGAGAGTTTCTTCATTCTTATAGCCGTGACTGAAATTTGTCTCATTTGCGTAGTCCACTATTTTCTGAATGTGCTTTGCTCCTAACACTTTTCTAATCGCCCTAGCCGTTCTTTTATCTATCATAGCAATCTGTCAATTTGAGATTGGTTTAATTGTTTTACATTTGTCAAACACTTTGTTTGTGTTTTGTTATCACAAATATAATCACATTTTTGTGATTAAAGCACAATTAAGTCACATTTTTCAAATTTTAACGTTTTCAAGTCACTTTTTTATGACTAGTAGTGAATTAAAGATCAAAAGAGAAGCTGCGGGGCTTAGTCAAGAAGAATTGGCTAATTTGGCAGGAATGCATAAGAATACTATTTACAACTACGAGAACGGGAGTAACATTCCTCCAAAGAAAATCACAATTTTAGAAAAAGCTCTGTCACAAAAAAATAATATTGAATCACAAAATTATATTTCTTCTGTGCCGGTTTATTTTTCTAGTGACTCTGATGATATCTATAACACAAATGGTAACAAATTCACGGAAAAACCGGACGGAAGCTTTGATATTGAAGTTGATTTAATTCCTTTCGATGCTTATGCTAGTTACCTGGAAAGCTTAGAAGAAGCTGGTATTCATTCAGATTTTGAAAAGGTTGTTTTTAATGTTGACCGTTACGGGAGAGGCCATTATCAAGCTTTTAAGATTAAAGGTGAAAGTATGAATGGAGGAATGATAAACGATGTTCCAGATGGAGCTTTAGTTTTAGCTAGGGAAATAGGTAGGCATCTTTGGAAGGATGGGTTTCACGATGCTAATCACGGCTTTATTATATTGTGTAAAGACAGTATTTACCATAAGGATATAGTTGATTTTAATAAAGAAAATGGCGACATTATTTGTGAAAGCCGAAACAATAGCCGTGAATTTGTAAAGCGATTCACTATTAATCTAAACGACGTTTACCAAATATTTAGAATTATAAAAAGACAGATGTAAAATGAAAAAAATAATCACAATTTTAAGTTTAGCTGTGTTATTTATTAGTTGTTCAAGTGATGACAGCGAAATACCAAACAGAGACGTAACCGTTTTAAACTCATCAACCTTTGTTTCCGAACAATACGTTAATTCAGATAATGAAATAAGATTGAATGCAATTAAATTTCTTGCGGACGGTAAAATTACTTACTTCAAGTCTGATGAATTTTACAATAAAATAGAATTGAGTGAAATAGATTTCGGAAGGTATGATTTGAATTATCCAAAAATATCAAACATAGCTAATGTGAATATTTTTTCTGAAGAAGAAATTACCATAGAAAAAGATTCAGAAGGGTTAATGTTTTTTGTAGCTGGTGGTTTGCGATATGAGTACGAAATAATAAATTTTAAATAGCAATTACTTCACTGAGCATAAGGATAAGCCCGGTGCTCAAATGCTTAAAAAACGATTACTGAATCGCATACCAAATCGAATACTATAACACGATTTTTTTAAGAATAACACGCTGCAAACCTAGTGTTTACGTTTCAAACTATAAGCTTAGCGGATTCATAACCCGGAGGTCGGGGGATCGTGCCCCCCTCTCGCTACTTGATAATCAGGCAGTTACATTAATTTGTAGCTGCCTGACTCATTAAAGGTACAACATAGGTACAACTTTAACATTTTTAACACTTGAAAATGACCGTGTTCTACCAATCTAAATCAATTCAATTCAAAGTTAATTTCCCTCTATTTTTCTTCTGAAATAGCTCACTTTACTTTTATACAAGTTCAAAAACCTGGTGTTCTAATTAAAATCAGCAAACTTTTTTCTTCTTTTCTATACTAAAATGACGTTTTTAAGCTCTTTGCTGGGGTCTGAATTAAAACTTTCTCAGAATTTAAATGTTGATAAGTCTACCAATCTTAAAAGAGATCCATTTAATTTATACTCTATTGTGAATGAATAATTTCAATTGATATCAAATTATATGGTTTTCGTTTAATCCATTTTGTGTATAAAAATGAGTTTAGTTTAAGCCTCTAAACTAAACTCCTACTTACTTTTATCTAAGGAATTCTATAAAAAAGAAACAAAGCGCTTTGTTCAGTATTCACATTAAAAACGAATATTATGAACACGATTAAATTAGACGAAAGGCTGGAGCGAATTGAATCGCTTCTGCTCGCCCAGAAAAAAGTACTTACTATTGAAGAAGCCTGCGATTATACAGGTATGTCTCGCAGCTACCTTTACAAATTAACTTCTACCGGAGCGATACCACACTGCAAACCCAGTGGCAAACTCATCTATTTCGATATTGATTTGCTAAATGAATGGCTTTTAAACAATCAACAAGATTCTCATTTTCAAATTGAAGATAAGAATCGTAGTACAACTTCTAAGAAACGTTGATTAGTTCAATTTACACCCCATCTCACGGATGGGGTGTTCCTTTTTCATTTAAAATACCTTATTATGAAAGCCATACCATATATACGTGTAGGAACCTCTTATTACAAATCAGTTAAAGCACCTACTATTGCAGGTCACTTTAATGAATTCTTAATTCCCTGGAGTATTGAAACTATAAGACAGGATCATGGTAAAACCTATTTAAGTAAAATACTAAAGTATGATGGGTTTACCTGTATTCCCAGTCATACTGATTTTAAACCAGCATACTACCATTTTTATAATACCTACTCTCCGCTTAGCAAAAAACCAAAGGAAGGAACCATAAGTTACACTCAAAAATTTATCAAGCATATTTTTGGAGAGCATTATGAGTTAGGACTGGATTACCTGCAACTACTTTACTTGCGGCCAGTTCAGATACTGCCGATTTTATGTTTGGTATCACGAGAACGTTCCACCGGTAAAAGCACCTTCTTAAAATGGTTGAAAATCATTTTTGAAAACAATCTCACCTATCTGACTAATGACAGTTTTACCAGTCAGTTTAATGCAGATTGGGCAAATAAACTGCTAATCTGTATTGATGAGGTGCTCTTTAATAAAGAAGAACTCACAGAACGAATCAAATACCTGAGCACAACCAATATCAATATGCTTGAAGCGAAAGGTAAAGATAAACGAGAGGTTGAGTTTTTTGGAAAGTTTATACTCTGTAGTAATAATGAGGATAATTTTATAAAGATAGATGGAAACGAGACCCGATTTTGGATTCGAAAAATTCCAAGGGTTGATCAGGAAGTAACCAATTACTTAGAACATCTAGAAGCTGAAGTCCCAGCCTTTCTTTACTTTTTGAAGCATCGTAAAATCCATTCGAAGCATGCTACCAGAATGTGGTTTCATTCGAGTCAAATTAGAACAAAAGCATTAACCCGATTAGTGCTCCATAATCGAAACCGGGTAGAAAAAGAACTTGCTGAGATTCTGCTTTTGGCATTGGATCATTTCAATCTTACTGAAATTGATCTCTGTCCCATTGATGCTTTGAATCTCTTGAGTAAAACCAGAATCAAAACAGATCTTACTCAATTGAGAAGGCTGCTTAAAAAAGATTGGAGGATCACTAACAAATCTAATACGCTTTGCTACCAAAAGCTGCTGATGTGGCAAGACGGATCACTTCAGTTTACCGAGGCTAAAGGAAGGTATTTTACCATCACTAAGGATTTTCTAATTGAAAATTTTGATGCACTGATGAATGATGAAGCTGAAGATTAGTATTTGTAGCTATTAAAGTACTCATCATTTATTCATCTTTAAATCATCAAAATAAAAAGTGATGCAGATGAAAAAAAAAGAATGATGAGCTGATGCCCTTTTGATGATTTAAGAAAACTAAAACCCATAAGGGATAGCAGCCTAAAACATCACTTCATCAAAAAATAACTCCAAAGTAAAGCCTGATGAAAAAAGAAAAACTATCGTGTGAAAATGCCCGAAAAATTTCCATCGTGAAGGCGCTGGAATTTTTAGGACACCTTCCCACTCGCAATTCGGAAAAGGAAGCTTGGTTTCTGAGTCCCCTTCGGTCAGAAACCCAAGCATCCTTTAAAGTTTCTAAAACATTAAACTGCTGGTACGATCACGGATTAGGTAAAGGCGGCAACTGTATCGATCTGGTTTGTGCCCTTTCAAAAGTATCCGTGAGCGATGCATTAGCGATTCTAGCTCAGCTTAAAACGGTTCATTATGATCTACCCAAACAGCAGGAAACCAATTTTAAGGAATCTAGAATTGAAATCAAGCACGTAAAAACGATTCAACATCCAGCACTAATAGAATATTTGAGTGAACGAAAAATTAGTCTGATTGCTGCAAAGAGATTCTGTAGGGAAGTTCATTATACTATTGGAAATAAATACTATTTCTCAATTGCACTGAAGAACAATTCCGGAGGATGGGAATTTAGAAATCGCCACTGTAAATCGTCCAGTTCTCCAAAAGATCTGACTTTGGTTAAAAATGGATTTTCATATTTAATTATTCTAGAAGGAATGTTTGACCTGTTATCGCTTATTACAGTATATCCAAATTTAAAACGAGAGGCTGATTTTCTGATTTTAAACTCCATTGCTTTTGCAGATAAAGCACTCCCCTATTTTGAAAATTATGAAGTTATTGAATTGTATCTGGATCAGGATGAAGCCAGTAGAAAAATCACAGCTTTCTTCTTGAATTCAACTTCAAAATGCATTGATAAATCTGAGTTCTATACTGCTGAAAAAGATCTTAATGCCTGGCTAATGAAAACAAATTAAAACTGATTTCTGGAAAGCAGGGCAAGATGTGTGGCTGTGGCCACAATCTTGCTTTGCTCCCGGTGGTTGCAAAGAAAAAAACACAAACGATGAAACGAGCACTTATCAAATTTAGATGCAGCGTTTATGAGAAAAAATTGCTGCAGGTAAAAGCTAAAGCTGCAGGTTCTTCTTTAAGTGCCTTTTGCAGAAACAGCTTAATGGAACAACAGATCACCGAGCGGATGAATGAAGAGCATATCAATACCTATAAAATGCTGGTGACGTATCACAACAATTTTAAACGGATTGGAAACATGTATAAAAAAGGAAATCCAAAGCTCAGTGAAGAAGTCATTTTAGTGGCTGAAGAAATTAAGAAACATTTAAAATCCATACTCAAATGATTGGCAAAGGAAGTTCCATATCCCGTACTCTTGGAGCTTTGCGATATGGCAATAATCAAGAGAAAGAAGCTGAGCAAGTTTATAGCGACCTAATCACTGGAGAAACTGCAGAAGAAATCAGTCAGGAATTTAAAGCAGTGCAAGCGCTCAATCAAAATTGTGAGCGCAATACTTTGAGTTTTATTCTAAGCCCAACGGTGACCGATGGAGCTCAAATGAATACTGAGGATTTAGGCAAACTCACTAAAACCTTTATTGAACACATGAAATTGCAAGACCGACAGGCAGTGGCTTATGTACATCGAGATAAAGCGCATACACACGTGCATCTTTACGTCAATCGTATTGATCTAAAGGGGAAAGCGTATAACGACAGTTTTATTGGAAAGCAGAGTCAATTGGCTGCTGAGCGAACTGCAAAGCAAATGGGTATTCAAACCGTGCAGGACGTACAGCTTGAAAAAAATAAAGCGCTCGCACATACGCGAGGTGAAATCCATAAGGCACATCAGCAAGCCATTCAAGACCCCTCTAAAGATCTTCAGACTTACATCAATCGAATGCAAAAGCAGCAAATTACTGTAGTTCCGGTGATCAATAAATCCAAACAGCTGCAGGGTTTTCGCTTTGAATACAAAGGTCAAAATATAAAAGGAAGTGAAGTACATCGCTCGATGTCGGCTAGTAATTTACTCAAATCCATCAACCGTGCAAAAAGTGTTGTTCTATCTGGAGGGAGCATTCCTATTGCACCGAGCTTGGCCAAAGCTGTGGCTAAGAAAGCCCTAAAAATTGTAATCGATAAAGGAATTGGAATATGACAAAGCTTGAACTAATATCAGAATTGCTCGTTGAAGAATTGCATTCCTTTAAGGAAGAAGTCAATCGCTTAGAGCGCATTGAAAAAAGCCTTAAAAGCACGGCTATACAAGCCGACAGTTCACAAATTGAAAAGTTAATTGAGGAACATCTTAAAAAACTACATATAAATCAAACAGCTCAACAGGAAAATAGGAAAGAAATACTAAAGCGTATTAAACATTCCCGGACCATTCCGAATTGGTTGTTAGTGATAGCCTTACTTCTTTTTCTTTCACAAGCATTTGCTCTCATTTATCTGCTGCTAACGCTGATATGAAAAATGGGAATTAATTTTTTCTTTCAAAAAAACCTAGCCGTTGTGAAGGCCTTTTCGAAAGAAAAAATAATGGGAAGGTATTTAAAGTAGGATGACTATTTCGGTTTCGAATACTATAGCACTTAGAGACCTTACACTGTCTATCCCATAATTTTTATTTTTAACGTAAAAATGTTGCGTTAAAGTATAAGTGAATTCACGCCGTTGCACATGCCCCGTTGCATTTAGTGAGTATCTGCGTCCTCGCTTTTGGGGTGTACAAGAACCTTCTGAAGTTAATGGGTATCTAAACTATTATCCTTTGAAAAAAAAACTAAACCTCTTCGTTTATAGAACAATCATCCTGAGCTAATGCTTCCTATTTTATAAAAAAATATAGAAGTAGATTAAACAAACTTTTTCTAATTCGCTTGTTTGTAAATCTTAGGTTAATCTTTTCACTAAAACCATTTACTATTTAACTTTTAGATAAAATTCAGTTAATACAATTGGATCAAATAAGCTTTTCTTTTGTCTTGAAATAGAATTTTAACTTCCTAAAGGCCCTATTATAAGACACATTTTTTTGAATTAGCCCAAATTTAAAGCCCGTTTCTGTTGCACCAGAAACGGGTCATTAAAATTAAAACTACAGTACAAATCCATAGTTCTAAACTGATGAAAAACAAATTACTCCATTTTTTCGAATTGCATGCCCTTGTGCCTAAATTTTTGGTCACTATTACTTTATTACTCTACTCCTCAAACTACCTTAATGCAGCTAGTACACCTTTAAATCTAAGCACCGAACAGCAAAAACTTACAGGAACGGTTCTTGACAATACAGGAATGCCTTTGCCAGGCGCTTCTATTATGGAAGTAAATACGACAAATGGAGCCTCCTCTGATTTTGATGGTAATTTTGAGCTTAATGTATCTCAATTACCTGCGATTATTAAAATATCATATATAGGCTTTACAACTCAGGAAATCACAATTGAATCTTTAGCGCCAATCCAAGTTCAATTACAAACAGATAATAATGCGCTTGATGAAGTGGTTGTAGTTGGTTACGGAGAAACCAGCCGTGAAAAACTTTCTACAGCAGTTAGTACGGTCAACACTGAAAATCTAGAACAACGTCCCGTTGCGGATGTCACATCAAGTCTTCAAGGTCTGAGTCCTGGACTTAATGTCACTCAAAATACCGGTAAAATAGGTGCAGAACCTCGTATTAACATTAGAGGTTTCACCTCTATTAACGGGGGAACACCGCTGATCCTTATTGATGGTATAGAAGGAAGCTTGAGTAACCTCAATCCAAATGATGTACAATCAATCAGTGTTTTAAAAGATGCCGGAGCGGCAGCGATCTATGGAGCCCGAGGTTCCTTTGGTGTTGTCTTAGTAACCACTAAAAACGCTGATAAAGGAAATGTACAAGTAAACCTGGGAGTGACCACAGCGATCAACTCTCCTACAATGAATACCGATTTTCTTACAGACCCTTTTAAAGCGGTTTCAATTGTAGACGAAGCTTTTAGAAATAACAGTGGAGCGTCTTATACCGGTTATACTGAAGAAGATATGCAGGCTCTTTATGAAGTTTCACAAGATCCTTCCCTAGCACGTGTAATTATTGACCAGCGTAACGGTCGAGATCAATATGTGCACTACGGACATACAGATTGGTGGAATACCTTTTTTAGAAAGACCTATCCGACACAAATTTATAACGCTTCCGTTTCCGGG
The sequence above is a segment of the Leeuwenhoekiella sp. MAR_2009_132 genome. Coding sequences within it:
- a CDS encoding relaxase/mobilization nuclease domain-containing protein, encoding MIGKGSSISRTLGALRYGNNQEKEAEQVYSDLITGETAEEISQEFKAVQALNQNCERNTLSFILSPTVTDGAQMNTEDLGKLTKTFIEHMKLQDRQAVAYVHRDKAHTHVHLYVNRIDLKGKAYNDSFIGKQSQLAAERTAKQMGIQTVQDVQLEKNKALAHTRGEIHKAHQQAIQDPSKDLQTYINRMQKQQITVVPVINKSKQLQGFRFEYKGQNIKGSEVHRSMSASNLLKSINRAKSVVLSGGSIPIAPSLAKAVAKKALKIVIDKGIGI
- a CDS encoding primase-helicase family protein gives rise to the protein MKAIPYIRVGTSYYKSVKAPTIAGHFNEFLIPWSIETIRQDHGKTYLSKILKYDGFTCIPSHTDFKPAYYHFYNTYSPLSKKPKEGTISYTQKFIKHIFGEHYELGLDYLQLLYLRPVQILPILCLVSRERSTGKSTFLKWLKIIFENNLTYLTNDSFTSQFNADWANKLLICIDEVLFNKEELTERIKYLSTTNINMLEAKGKDKREVEFFGKFILCSNNEDNFIKIDGNETRFWIRKIPRVDQEVTNYLEHLEAEVPAFLYFLKHRKIHSKHATRMWFHSSQIRTKALTRLVLHNRNRVEKELAEILLLALDHFNLTEIDLCPIDALNLLSKTRIKTDLTQLRRLLKKDWRITNKSNTLCYQKLLMWQDGSLQFTEAKGRYFTITKDFLIENFDALMNDEAED
- a CDS encoding DUF6730 family protein yields the protein MTKLELISELLVEELHSFKEEVNRLERIEKSLKSTAIQADSSQIEKLIEEHLKKLHINQTAQQENRKEILKRIKHSRTIPNWLLVIALLLFLSQAFALIYLLLTLI
- a CDS encoding helix-turn-helix domain-containing protein — its product is MHHKSTTTVNLPQAVIAGLDLKNPIDLEFVGIKKDMTVRFFQSGQCYPFKKLQATYFALILNEFYKDKPAQKFFKVLEKEEGITLTTVRKVELYTYFMWGGLDHKPDIKNGELQPSENFRHIENCPSLAFANKSLKINGAELNTRDLLIIDMSARGCTDYEIADALHITVITLNHHKKNLFTKTGTDCKLSLVSASYKNQILA
- the mbpA gene encoding mobilization protein MbpA codes for the protein MKRALIKFRCSVYEKKLLQVKAKAAGSSLSAFCRNSLMEQQITERMNEEHINTYKMLVTYHNNFKRIGNMYKKGNPKLSEEVILVAEEIKKHLKSILK
- a CDS encoding helix-turn-helix domain-containing protein — protein: MTSSELKIKREAAGLSQEELANLAGMHKNTIYNYENGSNIPPKKITILEKALSQKNNIESQNYISSVPVYFSSDSDDIYNTNGNKFTEKPDGSFDIEVDLIPFDAYASYLESLEEAGIHSDFEKVVFNVDRYGRGHYQAFKIKGESMNGGMINDVPDGALVLAREIGRHLWKDGFHDANHGFIILCKDSIYHKDIVDFNKENGDIICESRNNSREFVKRFTINLNDVYQIFRIIKRQM
- a CDS encoding toprim domain-containing protein encodes the protein MKKEKLSCENARKISIVKALEFLGHLPTRNSEKEAWFLSPLRSETQASFKVSKTLNCWYDHGLGKGGNCIDLVCALSKVSVSDALAILAQLKTVHYDLPKQQETNFKESRIEIKHVKTIQHPALIEYLSERKISLIAAKRFCREVHYTIGNKYYFSIALKNNSGGWEFRNRHCKSSSSPKDLTLVKNGFSYLIILEGMFDLLSLITVYPNLKREADFLILNSIAFADKALPYFENYEVIELYLDQDEASRKITAFFLNSTSKCIDKSEFYTAEKDLNAWLMKTN
- a CDS encoding helix-turn-helix transcriptional regulator; this encodes MNTIKLDERLERIESLLLAQKKVLTIEEACDYTGMSRSYLYKLTSTGAIPHCKPSGKLIYFDIDLLNEWLLNNQQDSHFQIEDKNRSTTSKKR